The DNA segment GACGACAATAATAAGTGTAGTGTCCTGAGGAGACATGTTTTTCCAAATATGCCCGCGAAGGGAATCAAGGGATGCGTTAATTCCGGGAAATACCGAAAAGACGTTTCCGACGTGGTAGGTGAACGTGTCAACCTTTCCGAAAGGTCCGTTAATAATGGGGTCGTCCGGCAAAGAAGAGACGTTGGTCCATGAGCCGGTTATACTGTTGTTGCCTTCTCCTTTGACATGAAGATGCATACCGAATCTCGGCTTGATGAATCTTTCAGGATCATTGCCGGGAAAAGTTGTTATGTGTGGTTGAGTGTATCCGTCGAAGATGCTCGGAGAGTCCCATCCGTTGGCGTTTCTGTCAGACCCGTTGTGGTCGGCGATTATGAGAAGACTTCCGCCTGACAAAACGAAATTTTCTATGGCGTCCATCTCGGGAACTGAAAAAGTGTCTTGCGGTTCGGGTATTATGAAAAGATCCACTCCGTTAAAAGTCGAAGATGTTATATAGTCGGTGTTTATCCTTACACTGTGTCCCATGAGATAGATTTCGTAAGCCCAAGTTGAAAGCTGACCATTCCAGGAATTAGGTCCTGACGGCGGATAAGGTTGGGGGATCGGCGAGTTGTCGTCGACTATAAAGTCATAGCTGGAGTAATTTGTCTGCGAATGAGACTGATCGAAAAGTACTGTCTTACTGCAGACAGTAAAAAATATAATAAAAGTTAGAATCATTTATGTATTTTATCAGCAAATGCTTTTTAATGAAACTTGATAATAACGGGATGTTTTACATCCCGTTATCATTATTCTTTTTTTATCGAAATTTTTTTGATGTTTTCACGTTTTTCGGTTTTCGGGATCTTTATTTCCAGAACTCCTTTTTTGAAAGTCGCCTCGGCTTTGTCAGCTTCAACCTCAGAGGGTAGATTTATGATCCTCTTGAAATAACCGGATTTTCTTTCAACGTAATAATAGTTTTCTTTCTCGGTTTCGGTATCGTCTTTTTTTTCTCCGCATATCTTCAGCGTGTTCTCGTTAATAGTTATTTCAACATCTTTTTCGTCCATACCGGGTAGTTCGGTAGAGACAGTAAAATTATTCCTGTCTTCTTTTACGTTCACTCTCGGGAAAAAATCGTTTGTCCTAAAAACGGCGGAGGGCTCAAATCCTGTAAAGAAATCGTCGAACAGTCTGTTCATTTCCCTTTGAAAGGAAATCATGACAGGTTCTCCGTTTTTTTTATGGTCTTCTCTTTGCCAAGGTATCAAGTCTTTGAAAGCCATGATTGCCTCCTCTCATTCTTTTTTTATTTCGATTTTTCTTGGTTTTACTTCGTCAGAAAACGGCAGGAACATTTCAAGAACGCCGTCTTTCATAGATGCATTGATTTTCCGGCATGATACGTTTTTTGGAAGAGTGAATTCCCTTTGGTAATCGCATTCGTCATATTCTCTGTGAAGTGTTCTAAACATCTCCCCCATAGCATCGCTGTATGAAGCTTTCACCGTCAGAACATTGTTTTCTATTGATATCTCTGTGCTTTTGTCGTCTGCGCCCGGCAGATCCATGAATATTTTTATGCCGTCCTCGCACGAAACGACATCAGTCGCCGGTTTGCAGATATTCGTCCTTTTCTGAATTTCTTTTTTTTCCGTAGTCTGCATAAACACCTCCGGTGCTATTTAATTCTTATCTTTTTAGGTTTGTCTTCTTCTGCCCTCTCGAAAGTCACAGTGATAACGCCGTTTTTGTAAACGGCTTCGTATTTTTCTGTATTGACTTTGAAAGGGAAATTAACCGTTCTTTTGAAACTGCCGAAAATCCTTTCCTCTTTAATCGCCTGATCATCAGTGGTTTTTATTCTCTCGACCGTGAGAGTGAGCGATTCGGGTGTTGCAACGACGTCTATTACACTCATACCCGGAGCGAAGAATCTTAAGACCGTTTTGTCCTGGCCCTCATAGATACTGCAAGGAGGATAACCGGCTGAAATGCTATTGAAAGCAGAATTTATGCTCTCTCTAAGCCTGCGAATATCCTCGTAAGTTTCGACAGGAAAAAGATCGTGTATCATAAACCCTCCTTTTTTTCGTCCACTTCCAATTAAAAAAGTATTTGAGAATTATTTTTTGTCAATATGGAAAATTTATTTTACGCCTCTGTATCAGATTTGCATGAATTCAGAAAGACGGAAGCGGCCGTTATATCTATTTAATGGCGATGTGTTGAGATTATATGTTCAGAATTCCATGGTATCCGGAATTCCGGAAGAAACAATCACTCTGATCGTGTCGCCGTTAAACGAAGTGTCACCTGGGAGTGGGAATTGCGATATGACAGTGTTTGGCGGAGAAGGATTTGTTGTCTCGCTGTCAACAAAGATGACGAGACCCATGTTTTTAAGCATAAGTTCAGCCTCGATCAGTTTAATGTCGACTACAGAAGGAACTATTAGTGCTTTGGATCCG comes from the candidate division WOR-3 bacterium genome and includes:
- a CDS encoding Hsp20/alpha crystallin family protein → MQTTEKKEIQKRTNICKPATDVVSCEDGIKIFMDLPGADDKSTEISIENNVLTVKASYSDAMGEMFRTLHREYDECDYQREFTLPKNVSCRKINASMKDGVLEMFLPFSDEVKPRKIEIKKE
- a CDS encoding Hsp20/alpha crystallin family protein, which gives rise to MAFKDLIPWQREDHKKNGEPVMISFQREMNRLFDDFFTGFEPSAVFRTNDFFPRVNVKEDRNNFTVSTELPGMDEKDVEITINENTLKICGEKKDDTETEKENYYYVERKSGYFKRIINLPSEVEADKAEATFKKGVLEIKIPKTEKRENIKKISIKKE
- a CDS encoding Hsp20/alpha crystallin family protein, yielding MIHDLFPVETYEDIRRLRESINSAFNSISAGYPPCSIYEGQDKTVLRFFAPGMSVIDVVATPESLTLTVERIKTTDDQAIKEERIFGSFKRTVNFPFKVNTEKYEAVYKNGVITVTFERAEEDKPKKIRIK